A single window of Neisseria chenwenguii DNA harbors:
- a CDS encoding FxsA family protein, whose amino-acid sequence MQFFGIGFLVLLFFEILSIVRVADWLGGGWTFVLMVLSFFGGLAMLRHTGLSGILLAGAAMRSGREISLYQMLWPIRYAVAALMLMSPGFISTALALVLLLPFKGKPVAQMNPENIFTHTQNPFARNMRRDNEDIIEGEYTVTRTDADIKKQDYIEHKPD is encoded by the coding sequence ATGCAATTTTTCGGTATCGGCTTTTTGGTGCTGCTGTTTTTTGAAATTCTGTCTATCGTCCGGGTGGCCGACTGGCTGGGGGGCGGTTGGACATTTGTGCTGATGGTACTCAGCTTTTTCGGCGGCCTCGCCATGCTGCGCCACACAGGGCTTTCCGGCATTCTGCTGGCCGGCGCCGCCATGCGCAGCGGTCGGGAAATTTCGCTTTATCAGATGCTCTGGCCGATCCGTTACGCCGTTGCCGCGCTGATGCTGATGAGCCCGGGCTTTATTTCCACCGCGCTGGCACTAGTTCTGCTGCTGCCGTTTAAAGGCAAACCCGTGGCGCAGATGAATCCGGAAAACATTTTCACCCACACACAAAATCCGTTTGCCCGCAACATGCGCCGAGACAACGAAGACATCATCGAGGGTGAATACACCGTCACCCGTACCGATGCGGACATCAAAAAGCAAGACTATATCGAACACAAACCTGATTGA